The genomic region AACAGAATGTGCTTGAAGATTTAAAGAGGGTTTCAAAGGAGCTTAATGAGATAGAAGGGAAAATAAAAAATCATCGGGCAAAAATAAAAAATCTACAGATAAAAATTGCAGAAACAGAAAAGGGGATAAAAATTTACAGTGCTCAACTTGAAGAAAGAAAAAGCAATCTTATAAGCAAAATAAAGGGGATTCAGAGACTGAATAATCAACCTCACCCAGCCTTAATAATTTTGCTGGAAGAAGACACAACAAAGGCATTCCGTCTGATAAGAAATACTCAAAAAATTATGAATATTGATAAAAACCTTATACAACAATACAGAGCCGAGCTCAATAACTTAGTTGTTCAACAAACTGAACTGAAAAAACTTTATGCTTCATTAAAACAGGAAGAGGAAGCATTAAAAAAAGCAGAAGAGGCTCAAAGGCAAAAGAAGAAAGAAAAGGAGATTTTACTTGCCAGAGTAAGACAGAATAAAGCACTGTATGAGAAAAAAATCAAAGAACTTGAAGAAAATGCAAGGAGACTTACAAGACTCCTTCAGGAAACAGAAAAAAAAGAAAAAAGGACAGGTAAAATAGAATCTTTACCAGAAGGAGGTTTTACTAAAAAAAGGGGGACACTTTTATGGCCTGTGAGCGGTCCTGTGGTGGCTCACTATGGCAGTCAGAAGGACCCTGTTTTTAATGTTCCCATCATGAGAAGCGGAATTTATATTCAGGCACAACCCGGTACTCCAGTAAAAGCATCTGCTGAAGGAAGAGTAGTTTATGCCAGCTATTTCAAAGGATATGAAAACCTTGTTATAATAAGTCATGGAGATGGCTACTACACAGTATATGGAAATCTTGGTTCTATGAATGTTAAAGAAGGCGTTTATGTAAAAACAGGACAGGTTATCGGAAGTGTTGGAACTGCTTCAGCCATAGATACTCCAGCAGTTTATTTTGAGATTAGATACAGAGGAAAACCACTTAATCCAGAACATTGGTTAAGAAAATAAAAAAGGAGGAAAAAATAAAGGATGAAGAGAAAAATCGTAGTTTCAGCATTAATTTTGATTATTGCCCTTACCGGAATAATGATAGGTAGATGGTCGGCAGCACAGAATACAGATAGTATTTACGAGGACTTACGCACATTTACCGAGGTTTTTACGACAATAAAGAAAAATTATGTTGAAGATGTTAATCCCCATGAACTCATAATATCAGCAATCAAAGGAATGGTCAACTCTCTTGATCCCCACTCTGCCTATTTAACTCCAGAGGCTTATAAAGAATTTCAGACAGAAACCAAGGGCGAATTTGGAGGAATAGGAATTCAGATCGGAATAAAAGATGGCGTTTTAACAGTAATTGCTCCAATTGAAGACACGCCTGCATGGAAAGCTGGAATTAAAGCAGGAGATAAAATAATGAAAATTGACGGGCAATCAACAAAAGACATGAATATAAATGATGCTGTATCAAAGATGCGTGGACCAAAGGGAAAGCCTGTTACACTGACAATTCAGAGAGATGAATGGAAAGAGCCAAAAGATATAACAATTGTGAGAGATATTATTAAAATTAAAAGCGTTAAATACAAAATGATTGACAAAGAGATCGGTTACATAAAACTCATTCAATTTCAGGAAGGCACTGCACAGGATCTGGCAAATGCCTTACAAAGTCTTAAAGAGTCAGGAATGCAGAGTCTTATTCTTGACCTGAGAAACAATCCTGGAGGACTTCTGCAGAGTGCTGTAGATGTTTCCGAGCAGTTTTTACCTCCAAAGCAGCTTGTTGTATCAATTAAAGGAAGGGCAGGAGAGAAAATAGATTATTATACGGAAAACTTAAGACCTTCTTACACAGATATACCGATGATTGTTCTTGTAAATCAGGGTTCTGCCTCTGCATCAGAGATTGTAGCAGGAGCTTTACAGGACTACCGTAGAGCTCTTATTCTCGGGATTCAAACCTTCGGGAAAGGTTCTGTCCAGAGTCTTATACCTTTAAGTGACGGCTCTGCTCTGAAACTCACCACAGCAAAATATTACACACCAAAGGGAAGAAGCATTCATGGAGTTGGTATCATGCCAGACATAGTTGTGAAGCTTGAAAGTAAGAATGGCAAAGAAGTTCCTGTAATAAGAGAAAAGGAACTTGAGCAGCACTTAAAGGGAGAGAAAGTTGAACCTCAGGAAAAAGTTCCACAAGAAGTTGATGAGAAAGATGATACCCAGCTTCAAAGAGCAATTGATATTCTGAAAAGCTGGAAAATATTGGAAAAACTGAAAAAGGCAGCATAAGGCTGTAAAGAAATCCTCACTTTTTGTTAAAATATTTTAACTCCCGTTTAACGGGAGAATTTTATTTTTGAGGTCTTTAAGATGAAACTTGAGGTCTTTGATATACCTGATGAAGGAGTTGAGATTGAAATTGAAGAAACTCCGAAGATAGATGGAGTGAAGATTACTCAAGCATTTAAGGCGATTTTAAGAATAGAAAAAAAAGGCGTGGAAGTTTTTGTAAAAGGTATTGTAAGTGGAGAAGTGGAACTCCAATGCAGCAGATGTCTCAGGGAATATACAATGCCTATAAAAACTCTGGTGGAAGTTACCTATCATCCAATTGAGGAACTGAATAAGGAAGAACTTATGGAGCTAAAAAGGGACGAAATGGATATAGATTTTTACAGAGACGGATTGATTGATACAGCAGATATAATTCGTGATCAGATTTTGCTTAATATTCCCATGAAACCTTTGTGTTCGGAAAACTGTAAAGGCTTATGTCCTGTTTGTGGAACAGATTTAAATGAATCTGAATGCGGATGTGTTGTTAAAGAAATAGATCCAAGAATGGCAGTATTACAAACACTTTTAAGGAGGATGAAGACAAATGGCTAATCCAAGACATCGTCATACCCCTTCAAGAAGGGACAAAAGAAGAGCAAACTGGTTTAAAATGGCTGTACCCACACTTGTTGAATGCCCTGAATGCAAGGAGCCAAAGCTTCCTCACAGGGTATGTCCAAACTGTGGAAGTTACAAAGGTAGAAAATTCTTAGAGGTTGAAGAGTAAGCTAAAAAATGCTAAAAATTGCGGTTGATGCAATGGGGGGTGATTTTGCTCCTGAGGTAAATATCCTGGGCGCTATAGAAGCAGTCTCAGACAATGAGATAGAAGTAATCCTTGTTGGAGATGAAGAGAAAATTAAAGAATTTTTAAAAGAAAAGAGGAATTTAAAAGGCAAAGTTTCTGTTTTAAATACTGAAGACCATATTCTCATGGATGAAAATGTCTCATCTGCCATCAGAAGAAAAAACACATCCATGAGAAAAGCCATAGAACTTGTAAAAGAAGGCAAAGCCAATGCAGTTTTAAGTGCTGGTAATTCTGGTGCAATGATGGCTTTAAGCTTTCTTTTACTTGGTAAACTGCCAAATGTGGACAGGCCAGCTATTGCCACAGTAATGCCCTGTCTTAAAGGACATTTTATACTTCTTGATGCAGGTGCTAATGTGGACTGTAAAGCAGAACATCTGGTTCAGTTTGCCTATATGGGATATGCTTATCATAAAGCCCTTTTTAACTCTTCATCCCCCAGAGTAGCACTTCTCAGTATAGGTGAAGAAGGAACAAAGGGAAATGAAGCAACAAAAGAAGCATTCAAACTTCTAAAGGATTCAAATCTCAATTTTATTGGGAACATTGAAGGCAAAGACATATTTTTCGGTTCTGCTGATGTGGTTGTATGTGATGGCTTTGTTGGCAACATTGTTCTTAAAGTAGGAGAAGGACTTGCAGAAGCATTGATGAAGATGCTTAAAAGAGAGATTGTAGAGCTTATAACTGGAAGACTTGGCTATATAATGATAAAACCTGCGATAAAAAGTTTTCGGAAGAAAGTTGACTACTCCGAGTATGGTGGTGCTCTTTTGCTCGGTATTAATGGTACGAGCATAATATGCCATGGAAGGTCTTCAGCAAAGGCAATAAAAAATGCAATAAAGGTTGCTGCAGAAATGGCAAAAAAAGAGATTTACAGGATAATCTCAGAAAGCTTACAAAATACGGAGGAAATTGATGAAAGCCAGAATAGTATCAACAGGCTCTTATATTCCTGAGAAAATTTTAACAAACCATGATCTTGAAAAAATGGTTGAAACATCCGATGAATGGATAACAGAAAGAACAGGAATAAAGGAAAGAAGAATAGCTTCAGCAGAACAGGCAACAAGTGACCTTGCCTACGAAGCTTCATTGAAAGCATTAAAAAATGCAAACTTAACTGCAAAAGATGTAGATTTAATCATCGTTGCCACAGTTACTCCAGACATGCTTGTTCCGTCTGCAGCCTGCATTCTTCAGATGAAACTTGGAGCAACCAATGCAGTAGCCTTTGACATAAATGGTGCTTGCACTGGCTTTATATATGCCCTTGCTGTGGCTGAAAAATTTATAAGAACAGGTGCATCAAAAAGAGCACTTGTCATAGGTGCTGAGACTCTTTCGAGATTTACAGACTGGACTGACAGAACCACATGCGTTCTTCTGGCTGACGGAGCAGGTGCTGTTATCCTTGAGCCAACAAAGAAGGATGAAGGAATTAAGATAATAGACATTTTTTCAGATGGCACAATGTGGGATTTTATCCACATGCCAGCAGGTGGTTCTAAAATGCCTGTTACAGAAGATGTAATTAAACAGAGGCTTAACTTCATAAAAATGAGAGGCAATGAAACATTTAAAGTAGCGGTAAAAACACTTGAGGAAATTGTTGATACTACTTTAAAAAAAGCTGGAATTTCCTCTTCAGAACTTGCTCTTTTAGTTCCCCATCAGGCAAACATTAGAATTATTCAGGCAATGGCTAAAAGACTTAATCTTCCAATGGAAAAAGTAATGGTAAATATCAATAAATACGGCAATACCTCAGCAGCCTCCATCCCCATTGCACTTGATGAAGCAAATGAGCAGGGTAAAATCAAAAGAGGTGATTACATTATGCTTGCGGCTTTTGGTGCAGGATTGACATGGGGTACTACTTTAATTAAGTGGTAATTTTATTTTTTCCTTTTATTTTTTCTGTATCTGCTTATGTGCCAGATTCTTAAAAGGCGTTCAATTTTCTCTTTAAATAGCCATACTACTATCATTGTAACTGCTGCAACTCCTGCGAGACTGAAAAACTTTTCATACTCATGATGTCTCAGATAATCACCGCCAAGAGAAAGAAGAACTGTTCCGAGAAGTCTTCCAACTCCTGCAATTACTGTAAATTCAAGCACACTTAGTCTGCTCAAACCGAGGAAGTAACTCAGATAGTCCTTTGGAAATCCCGGAATAAGAAAAAGAAAAAATACTAAAAAAGCACCTTTATGATGAAGTAGATAATCAAACTTGCTGAGAACCACTGGATCAACAACTTTCTCAATAAATGGTCTTCCAAATACTCTTCCAAGAATGAATGCAACTACTGAACCAAGCGTAAGTCCAATTGTGGATAATACTATTCCACCAACTGTTCCGTATAAATATCCTCCAAGTAATCCTGTAACCTCACCGGGAATTGGTGCAGCCACTACCTGAAAAGCCTGAAGTATTACAAAACCTACAACACCGAATGGTCCGAGAGACTGGATGAATTTTCTGAGTTTTTCCTCATTCAGAAATAACTCAATTATTCCAAATTTGTAAGCTAAAAATACTGATAAAGCAATAAGCACTGCCAGAGCAAAGACTCTTAGCAGTGCTTTAAAAGTTATCTTATTTTTTACCACGAGATATGAGCTCCATAAAGGGAGTTATTAAATCTATAGGTAGAGGGAAAAGAATTGTTGAATTTTTTTCAGATGCAATCTCTTTAAGGGTTTGCAGATATCTGAGCTGGAGTGCTGCTGGTTCTGAGGAGATTATTCTTGCAGCTTCTGTGAGCTTTTCAGCTGCCTGGAGCTCTCCCTCAGCATGGATTATTTTTGCCCTACGCTCTCTTTCTGCCTCAGCCTGTCTTGCCATTGCTCTGAGCATCTCCTGAGGAAGGTCAACATTTTTAACCTCCACAGCAGTAACCTTAATTCCCCATGGCTCTGTCTGAGAGTCAATTACTTTTTGAAGCTCTGCATTAATCTGTTCACGATTGGTAAGTAGGTCCTGAAGTTCACTCTGTCCGAGAATGCTCCTAAGGGTTGTCTGGGCAATCTGGCTTGTGGCATAGTAAAAATCTTCAACTGCTGTAACTGCCTTAATGGGATCAATTGGTCTGAAGTATACAACGGCATTAACCTTAACAGAGACATTGTCCTTTGTAATAACATCCTGAGCTGGAACATCCATTGTGACAATTCTTAGGCTTACTTTGACCATTTTATCAATTACTGGCCAGATGATGACGAGTCCTGGACCTTTCACTGGGATTACTCTTCCCAGTCTGAATACTACACCTCTTTCGTATTCTTTAAGAATTTTGATTGCGCTGCTTAGAATGTAAATGGCAAGAAAAATAATTACAATCAAAGTTAAAAGTGATGTTTCAAAAAACATAAACCCTCCTTAAACTTTAAATCTGCCTATGGCAGTATTCAACTCTGCACCAAGCCTTGCAATATCGCTTGCTGTCTGTGCTGACTGGTCAACTGCAAGAGATATCTCCTTTGAACCCTCTGCAATACTTCCAATGTCCTGAGTAATATGGTCTGTTACTGAGCTCATCTCCTCTGTTGCAGATGCTATCTGCTGTATCATGCTCTGCAGTTCCTCTGCCTTACTAAGTATCTGTCCGAGTATATTTGCAGCTTTCTGACTCAGCTCAACTCCACTTGCCACCTTCTTTGTAGCATCTTCCATCGAACCCTCTGCCACATCTACCTCTGTCTGTATCCCCCTTATCATCTCCGCTATCTCATCTGTTGCCTTTGCTGTCCTTTCTGCAAGTTTGCGAACTTCATCTGCTACAACCGCAAAACCCCGACCCTGTTCACCTGCCCTTGCTGCCTCTATTGCTGCATTCAATGCAAGCAGATTCGTCTGGTCAGCTATGTCTTTAATTACTGTAACAATCTCTCCAATCTGACGGGAACGGTCTCCTAAAACATTTATTACCTCTGAAAGCTTCTGTATGGCACCTTCTATTACTTTTATCTCCTTTGCAGTATTAAGTGTCATGTCTCTTCCATCTTTTGCCACACTGGCTGTTGTAACAGAAACTTCTGCTATCTGTGATGCATTCTTTGCTATGTCAACCACTGTCTGGCTCATCTCCTCAGCAGCAGATGCAATCTGACTTGCACGCTCTGTCTGGGATTTGAGATTTCTGGATATCTCTTCTGTTGTTGCTGAAAGCTGTTCACTTGATGAAGCAAGGGAGCTTGAGATCGTCTTTGACTCTGCAATAAGGGCTTTAATGCTTGCTATTGCTTCATGAAGACTTTGAGAGATCATTCCAAGCTCATCTTTGCTTTCTACTTTTATATCCACCGATAAATCACCCTGTGCAACTCTCTCAAGCACTCCTTTAAGCTCTGTAACAGGTTTTTTAACTGAACGGGAGATAAACAGAGCAAAAGCAACTCCTATCAATACCGAGGCAGCTGTGAAAATAACAATGATAAGGATTTCCCTTACTATAATTGAATTTATTTCTGCAATTCCTGCATCAAGCTTTTTATTGTGAAAACTTACTTCCTCGTCAAGAGCTTTTTCAAGCCGAGCAAGCTTTGGTGAAACTTCACGATTAAATAATTCTATTGCTTCCTTATTTTTACCTGCAACTGCGAGTTCTATTACCTTATTGTTTGCCTGAGCTGCATCTTTTACTGCATCTTCAATGTTTTTTAAATGCTGTTCACCTTCTTTTGTATGGGTTTTTTTTCTTATTGCTTCTAATTTTTCTCTGTATTTAGCTCTGTTTTCATCAATGGCTTTTTTAAGCTCCTGCTTTGCCTTTGAATCTTCAGTAAGCATCATGTCTTTTACATCATCAACCACTCCAATAATAGCTCTTCTTACACTAACGGCATCGTTTAATTTGCCTATTCTTTCATCAATGTCTGTAATATCACTTTTAATAGAGGATAACTGTAAAAGTGTTATAAAACCTGACAAAATTAAAAAAAGGATAACAACTCCAAATCCCACCCCAAGCTTTTTACCAATTGTAAGATTCTTAAACACTGCTTAATCCCCCCCTTTTTGTTTTACTACTCGAGCCTGCAAGGCAGGCGAGAAATACCTATTTTTTCTACTTTTTCATTATAAAGTAATCTCATTTATTTTTCAATAAAAAAGTAGGAGATTCTTCGCTTCGCTCAGAATGATAAACTGAAGACACAAAACAGAGGAGATTCCTCGCTTGCGCTCGGAATGACAAATTGAAAGGTCATTCCGAGGGGGCTCAATGCCCCGAGGAATCTCTGAGTCTTTCAATACAAAAAAAAGCGGAGGAGATTCCTCGCTTCGCTCGGAATGACAAAGGAAAAGGTCGGAATGACAAAGGAAAAAGTCGGAATGACAAAGAAAAAAGGTCGGAATGACAAAGGAAAAAGCTCGGAATGACAAAGTATGGGCAGGCTCGGAATGACAAAGGAAAAAGTCAGAATGACAGGGAAAAGGGCTCGGGATGACAGAAAGTAAACGTTCATGAGAGTAATTCTAATGGTATTTTTAGAAGGTTTTGAAAAATTTTTTAAAATCCTGTAAAATTCTATAACTGGGAGTGTATGGGGTTCTGGTGTCCCTCCTGGACTTCAAATCCAGTGTTGCCTGCGAGGAGCAGGCAGGGTGGGTTCGATTCCCACACACTCCCGCCAGCTTTTATAAGGGAGGACCACAGAAATGAAGATAACTCATTATTCCTTTGGAAAAATTGTGATTAATGGAAATGAATACACTCAGGACATTATTGTTTTT from Thermodesulfovibrio sp. 3907-1M harbors:
- a CDS encoding slipin family protein — protein: MFFETSLLTLIVIIFLAIYILSSAIKILKEYERGVVFRLGRVIPVKGPGLVIIWPVIDKMVKVSLRIVTMDVPAQDVITKDNVSVKVNAVVYFRPIDPIKAVTAVEDFYYATSQIAQTTLRSILGQSELQDLLTNREQINAELQKVIDSQTEPWGIKVTAVEVKNVDLPQEMLRAMARQAEAERERRAKIIHAEGELQAAEKLTEAARIISSEPAALQLRYLQTLKEIASEKNSTILFPLPIDLITPFMELISRGKK
- a CDS encoding beta-ketoacyl-ACP synthase III, which encodes MKARIVSTGSYIPEKILTNHDLEKMVETSDEWITERTGIKERRIASAEQATSDLAYEASLKALKNANLTAKDVDLIIVATVTPDMLVPSAACILQMKLGATNAVAFDINGACTGFIYALAVAEKFIRTGASKRALVIGAETLSRFTDWTDRTTCVLLADGAGAVILEPTKKDEGIKIIDIFSDGTMWDFIHMPAGGSKMPVTEDVIKQRLNFIKMRGNETFKVAVKTLEEIVDTTLKKAGISSSELALLVPHQANIRIIQAMAKRLNLPMEKVMVNINKYGNTSAASIPIALDEANEQGKIKRGDYIMLAAFGAGLTWGTTLIKW
- a CDS encoding DUF177 domain-containing protein, with protein sequence MKLEVFDIPDEGVEIEIEETPKIDGVKITQAFKAILRIEKKGVEVFVKGIVSGEVELQCSRCLREYTMPIKTLVEVTYHPIEELNKEELMELKRDEMDIDFYRDGLIDTADIIRDQILLNIPMKPLCSENCKGLCPVCGTDLNESECGCVVKEIDPRMAVLQTLLRRMKTNG
- a CDS encoding peptidoglycan DD-metalloendopeptidase family protein — translated: MKMVKNLHILLLIFIVVSSLSYAAQPKEELREIKKEIDIHKRKLKETKKIEQNVLEDLKRVSKELNEIEGKIKNHRAKIKNLQIKIAETEKGIKIYSAQLEERKSNLISKIKGIQRLNNQPHPALIILLEEDTTKAFRLIRNTQKIMNIDKNLIQQYRAELNNLVVQQTELKKLYASLKQEEEALKKAEEAQRQKKKEKEILLARVRQNKALYEKKIKELEENARRLTRLLQETEKKEKRTGKIESLPEGGFTKKRGTLLWPVSGPVVAHYGSQKDPVFNVPIMRSGIYIQAQPGTPVKASAEGRVVYASYFKGYENLVIISHGDGYYTVYGNLGSMNVKEGVYVKTGQVIGSVGTASAIDTPAVYFEIRYRGKPLNPEHWLRK
- a CDS encoding methyl-accepting chemotaxis protein, with the protein product MFKNLTIGKKLGVGFGVVILFLILSGFITLLQLSSIKSDITDIDERIGKLNDAVSVRRAIIGVVDDVKDMMLTEDSKAKQELKKAIDENRAKYREKLEAIRKKTHTKEGEQHLKNIEDAVKDAAQANNKVIELAVAGKNKEAIELFNREVSPKLARLEKALDEEVSFHNKKLDAGIAEINSIIVREILIIVIFTAASVLIGVAFALFISRSVKKPVTELKGVLERVAQGDLSVDIKVESKDELGMISQSLHEAIASIKALIAESKTISSSLASSSEQLSATTEEISRNLKSQTERASQIASAAEEMSQTVVDIAKNASQIAEVSVTTASVAKDGRDMTLNTAKEIKVIEGAIQKLSEVINVLGDRSRQIGEIVTVIKDIADQTNLLALNAAIEAARAGEQGRGFAVVADEVRKLAERTAKATDEIAEMIRGIQTEVDVAEGSMEDATKKVASGVELSQKAANILGQILSKAEELQSMIQQIASATEEMSSVTDHITQDIGSIAEGSKEISLAVDQSAQTASDIARLGAELNTAIGRFKV
- the plsX gene encoding phosphate acyltransferase PlsX gives rise to the protein MLKIAVDAMGGDFAPEVNILGAIEAVSDNEIEVILVGDEEKIKEFLKEKRNLKGKVSVLNTEDHILMDENVSSAIRRKNTSMRKAIELVKEGKANAVLSAGNSGAMMALSFLLLGKLPNVDRPAIATVMPCLKGHFILLDAGANVDCKAEHLVQFAYMGYAYHKALFNSSSPRVALLSIGEEGTKGNEATKEAFKLLKDSNLNFIGNIEGKDIFFGSADVVVCDGFVGNIVLKVGEGLAEALMKMLKREIVELITGRLGYIMIKPAIKSFRKKVDYSEYGGALLLGINGTSIICHGRSSAKAIKNAIKVAAEMAKKEIYRIISESLQNTEEIDESQNSINRLLYS
- a CDS encoding TVP38/TMEM64 family protein, whose product is MVKNKITFKALLRVFALAVLIALSVFLAYKFGIIELFLNEEKLRKFIQSLGPFGVVGFVILQAFQVVAAPIPGEVTGLLGGYLYGTVGGIVLSTIGLTLGSVVAFILGRVFGRPFIEKVVDPVVLSKFDYLLHHKGAFLVFFLFLIPGFPKDYLSYFLGLSRLSVLEFTVIAGVGRLLGTVLLSLGGDYLRHHEYEKFFSLAGVAAVTMIVVWLFKEKIERLLRIWHISRYRKNKRKK
- the rpmF gene encoding 50S ribosomal protein L32 yields the protein MANPRHRHTPSRRDKRRANWFKMAVPTLVECPECKEPKLPHRVCPNCGSYKGRKFLEVEE
- a CDS encoding S41 family peptidase — its product is MKRKIVVSALILIIALTGIMIGRWSAAQNTDSIYEDLRTFTEVFTTIKKNYVEDVNPHELIISAIKGMVNSLDPHSAYLTPEAYKEFQTETKGEFGGIGIQIGIKDGVLTVIAPIEDTPAWKAGIKAGDKIMKIDGQSTKDMNINDAVSKMRGPKGKPVTLTIQRDEWKEPKDITIVRDIIKIKSVKYKMIDKEIGYIKLIQFQEGTAQDLANALQSLKESGMQSLILDLRNNPGGLLQSAVDVSEQFLPPKQLVVSIKGRAGEKIDYYTENLRPSYTDIPMIVLVNQGSASASEIVAGALQDYRRALILGIQTFGKGSVQSLIPLSDGSALKLTTAKYYTPKGRSIHGVGIMPDIVVKLESKNGKEVPVIREKELEQHLKGEKVEPQEKVPQEVDEKDDTQLQRAIDILKSWKILEKLKKAA